The Pseudarthrobacter sp. NS4 genome includes a window with the following:
- a CDS encoding ATP-binding protein, whose amino-acid sequence MPADPALRAFVEAWSARPPAEIAAFAASLALDVQPQTPQRVGSSDADRVRAVAAVSGAVRPGALIADQDPSDGAKLLGKIADEFDRSVVAGHMTWTLRLQPRSAVLRRLRDHRTELADVLHQATRIETDPAGRLLRRLLERTPDRWHGGQLPQEVTAGVSNADLAQVLLWAADFGDFGADLERATSRAHTETILNSYAGLLKHGLVGREQAKAQVEAFMDAPRKTGDWNVPILTLTGIGGVGKSTLLADILRPRLTALLSGAGTSGVVVIDLDRLAFRPHAETELSYEVSRQLEVAWPELAKKMAEARAAETELRLERREFAAGASPDAETSSRSGSSFEWRIREVLSGSDRGSEPVTLILDTLEEWQRTRPFAGPRDSWNNPEYVMTEWLQGLRYNMGLEGLRVIVSGRAQFGSVPGADIELSDLDAPSARDLLVRLGVAEDAAPRLEAMVGGNPLSLHVAARFVRRLKAGGRESFLGGGRLDPALDEVLRRAVLYDRFLHHIGDEDVKRLAHPGLLIRRVTPQIVKEVLAGPCGFKSMSEEQSERLVDRLADEVWLVRRSDDGSLKHQPEVRRPMLAMMSRDPKMREQIRSIHERAALWYNPHPDLMEQPSTGTVEAFYHRMMLSTGEPPIVGDWSLRGYPSAEQDHHARFAWALGESVAEMSPAVEAQLRLLRDERLTPELAELLPDFLWERHVELTGASLVELDEPGAAIELYLQRQRPGSAARPGWLAQAFCDSARWDDYAATANMWDIAPAGRHDFVNLMVAGDESARARLLLPADDGSTDDDGGFLRAFMVALGRAQAGRGVHGVRPPAMSRRKDIPSLAFPVDQLRQFIVHLLTGAPLPWRGGKTPVFPDLAGLLVPDPRVMEAFSSLTVNSGFDRVARELEDLASRAKSERRGNTSGVQSHDVLGTLAARIAKNRFGSPASLDDISVRDAIPALRGDNPELRPAIRHVLQSVAPGDEWLKTLGDVAAALLPVPVLDLRPDALPLLSEPTSRKTLVTLVEYVDRSRIMRQFLDSAQQAHPQPRRLGSLVRAFNRWDDAHYRLLAELEGRSAG is encoded by the coding sequence ATGCCGGCAGATCCGGCCTTGCGGGCGTTCGTAGAGGCGTGGTCGGCGCGGCCACCCGCGGAAATCGCGGCCTTCGCGGCGAGCCTGGCCCTGGATGTGCAGCCGCAGACGCCGCAGAGGGTGGGATCTTCCGACGCCGACCGGGTCCGGGCGGTCGCGGCGGTGAGCGGAGCGGTGCGGCCCGGTGCGCTGATCGCGGATCAGGACCCGTCGGACGGGGCCAAACTCCTGGGGAAAATTGCGGACGAATTTGATCGCTCCGTGGTGGCGGGCCACATGACGTGGACACTCCGCCTGCAGCCGCGGTCCGCAGTGCTGCGTCGGCTGCGCGATCACCGCACTGAACTCGCCGACGTCCTCCACCAGGCCACCAGGATCGAGACTGACCCGGCCGGGCGGCTCCTGCGGCGCCTGCTCGAGCGAACGCCGGATCGTTGGCACGGCGGGCAGCTCCCACAGGAAGTGACGGCTGGCGTGTCGAATGCCGACCTCGCCCAGGTGCTGCTGTGGGCAGCCGACTTCGGGGACTTTGGCGCAGACCTGGAAAGGGCAACCAGCCGGGCTCACACCGAAACGATCCTCAACAGCTACGCCGGCCTCCTCAAGCACGGCCTGGTGGGGCGGGAGCAGGCAAAAGCGCAAGTGGAGGCGTTCATGGACGCCCCCCGCAAAACCGGGGACTGGAACGTCCCGATCCTCACGCTGACCGGAATCGGCGGCGTCGGGAAGTCAACGCTGCTGGCCGATATCCTCCGCCCACGCCTCACAGCGCTCCTCTCCGGGGCCGGGACCTCAGGCGTCGTCGTCATCGACCTCGATCGGTTGGCCTTCCGCCCGCATGCCGAGACGGAGCTGAGCTATGAGGTGAGCCGGCAACTTGAGGTCGCCTGGCCGGAGCTTGCCAAGAAGATGGCCGAGGCGAGGGCCGCGGAGACAGAACTGCGTCTGGAGCGCCGGGAATTCGCCGCCGGTGCGAGCCCCGACGCCGAGACCTCCTCCCGCAGCGGTTCCTCGTTCGAGTGGAGGATCAGGGAAGTCCTGAGCGGGTCGGACCGCGGCTCTGAGCCGGTGACACTGATCCTGGACACGTTGGAGGAGTGGCAGCGCACCCGTCCCTTCGCCGGCCCCCGGGACAGCTGGAACAATCCCGAGTATGTGATGACTGAATGGCTGCAGGGCCTGCGCTACAACATGGGCCTTGAAGGACTTCGCGTCATCGTATCCGGCCGTGCGCAGTTCGGCTCTGTGCCCGGTGCGGACATCGAGCTGAGCGATCTCGACGCTCCATCAGCCAGGGACCTCCTGGTGCGGCTCGGCGTCGCAGAGGATGCGGCACCCCGGCTCGAAGCCATGGTGGGCGGCAACCCGCTCAGCCTGCATGTTGCGGCGCGGTTCGTGCGCAGGCTGAAGGCGGGCGGGCGTGAGTCCTTCCTGGGCGGCGGCAGGCTCGATCCGGCACTTGATGAAGTGCTTCGGCGGGCCGTGCTTTACGACCGGTTCCTGCACCACATCGGCGACGAGGACGTCAAGCGGCTCGCCCATCCAGGGCTGCTGATCCGGCGCGTTACCCCACAGATCGTCAAGGAAGTGCTGGCCGGGCCCTGCGGGTTCAAGAGCATGAGTGAGGAGCAATCCGAGCGGCTTGTTGACCGGCTGGCAGACGAGGTATGGCTGGTCCGGCGTTCCGACGACGGCAGCCTGAAGCATCAGCCGGAAGTGCGGCGGCCGATGCTCGCCATGATGTCACGCGATCCGAAGATGCGGGAACAGATCAGGAGCATCCATGAGCGCGCCGCACTCTGGTACAACCCGCACCCGGACCTCATGGAGCAGCCAAGCACGGGAACCGTAGAGGCGTTCTACCACCGGATGATGCTGAGCACCGGGGAGCCGCCGATCGTTGGAGACTGGTCATTGCGCGGTTATCCATCGGCTGAGCAGGATCATCACGCACGCTTCGCATGGGCGCTCGGTGAGAGCGTGGCTGAAATGTCTCCGGCCGTTGAAGCGCAGCTGCGCCTGCTCCGCGATGAACGGCTGACGCCCGAGCTGGCGGAGTTGCTCCCGGATTTCCTATGGGAACGCCATGTGGAGCTGACCGGAGCGTCCCTTGTTGAGCTCGATGAGCCGGGCGCTGCCATTGAGCTCTACCTGCAAAGGCAAAGGCCGGGTTCTGCAGCCCGGCCAGGTTGGCTTGCCCAAGCGTTCTGCGACAGCGCCCGGTGGGATGATTACGCTGCCACGGCAAACATGTGGGACATCGCCCCGGCAGGCCGCCACGACTTCGTGAACCTGATGGTCGCTGGGGATGAGTCCGCGCGGGCAAGGCTGCTCCTGCCCGCAGACGACGGATCAACGGACGACGACGGCGGCTTCCTCCGTGCCTTCATGGTCGCCCTGGGCAGGGCACAGGCAGGCCGGGGCGTGCACGGGGTTCGGCCGCCCGCGATGTCGCGTCGGAAGGACATCCCGTCGCTGGCCTTTCCTGTCGACCAGCTCCGGCAGTTCATCGTCCACCTTCTCACCGGTGCCCCGCTTCCCTGGCGCGGCGGTAAAACCCCGGTCTTCCCCGACCTGGCCGGCCTGCTGGTGCCCGATCCGCGGGTGATGGAGGCATTCAGCTCGCTCACTGTGAACTCGGGTTTTGACCGGGTGGCCCGTGAACTTGAAGACCTCGCTTCCCGCGCAAAGTCCGAACGCCGGGGAAACACGTCCGGTGTGCAGTCGCACGACGTACTCGGTACCCTGGCCGCGCGGATCGCGAAGAACCGGTTCGGGTCGCCGGCGTCCCTGGACGACATTTCGGTCCGTGACGCAATACCTGCCCTCCGTGGTGACAACCCGGAGTTGCGTCCGGCGATCCGGCACGTGCTGCAGTCTGTGGCGCCGGGCGACGAGTGGTTGAAGACGCTGGGGGATGTCGCGGCGGCACTGCTGCCGGTTCCGGTGCTGGACCTGCGCCCGGATGCGCTTCCGCTGCTGTCCGAACCCACTTCCCGGAAAACGCTCGTCACCCTCGTGGAATACGTGGACCGTTCACGCATCATGCGGCAATTCCTGGACTCAGCGCAGCAAGCGCACCCGCAGCCGCGCCGCCTTGGCTCCCTGGTGCGGGCCTTCAACCGCTGGGACGACGCGCATTACCGGCTCCTGGCCGAACTGGAGGGCAGGAGCGCGGGGTAG
- a CDS encoding serine/threonine-protein kinase, with the protein MSEHTETGMAGTVLHERYRVEEVLGRGGMGSVYRGTDLVLSREVALKIFRDDVTDPEELARQQSEARMLAQLNHHGLVTLFDTGTLLRGQREVPFLVMELVPGTDLRRHLAAGPLTGEEAARLGAELAEALHYIHHRGVVHRDVKPANILLTRYAADSPLRPKLADFGIARMLDGARLTATNMVPGTAAYLSPEQARGDKVGPPADIYSLGLVLLEALTGTVAFPGPPLEAAVARLSRLPDIPDSLGPEWKSLLTAMTARDPQDRPDAADVARALATAVDWSLPAAEARGAQTARIPSHPATQVLDAAKAGTSRPGDPVEPPGTRLPALPDSHATNATSWQPAPQRPSRKPASADPKPARQRPREKPGHVRGRRLWVLAAVAVVVLILAAVLLASMQGPSPAPVDPGPAIPGQLGEHFKELEESVRP; encoded by the coding sequence ATGAGCGAACACACGGAAACCGGTATGGCCGGAACCGTCCTGCACGAGCGTTACCGCGTTGAAGAAGTGCTGGGGCGCGGCGGCATGGGAAGCGTCTACCGGGGAACTGACCTGGTTCTCAGCCGGGAGGTGGCACTGAAGATCTTCCGTGACGACGTCACAGATCCGGAGGAATTGGCCAGGCAGCAGTCAGAAGCCCGGATGCTGGCGCAGTTGAACCACCACGGCCTGGTGACGCTCTTCGACACGGGGACGCTCCTTCGCGGCCAGCGGGAAGTGCCGTTCCTGGTCATGGAGCTTGTCCCCGGAACCGACCTTCGGCGCCATCTTGCAGCCGGACCACTCACCGGGGAAGAGGCCGCGCGGCTGGGAGCTGAACTGGCTGAAGCGCTGCACTACATCCACCACCGCGGTGTGGTGCACCGCGATGTGAAGCCGGCCAACATCCTGCTCACCCGCTACGCCGCGGATTCCCCGCTGCGGCCCAAGCTTGCGGACTTCGGGATCGCACGGATGCTCGACGGCGCCCGGCTCACCGCAACCAACATGGTCCCCGGAACAGCTGCCTACCTGAGCCCGGAACAAGCCCGCGGAGACAAGGTGGGACCGCCGGCCGACATCTACTCCCTGGGCCTGGTCCTGCTGGAAGCCCTCACCGGGACGGTGGCATTCCCCGGACCGCCGCTTGAAGCCGCCGTGGCCCGGCTCTCCCGGCTTCCCGACATTCCTGATTCCCTCGGCCCCGAGTGGAAATCCCTGCTTACCGCCATGACCGCCCGGGACCCGCAGGACCGGCCGGACGCAGCGGACGTCGCCAGGGCACTTGCCACCGCCGTCGATTGGAGCCTGCCGGCTGCAGAAGCACGTGGGGCACAAACCGCCCGGATACCGTCCCACCCGGCTACGCAGGTCCTGGACGCGGCCAAAGCCGGGACTTCCCGGCCGGGGGACCCCGTTGAACCGCCGGGCACCCGGCTGCCCGCCCTCCCGGACAGCCATGCGACCAATGCGACGTCGTGGCAGCCCGCCCCGCAAAGGCCATCGCGGAAACCAGCATCAGCGGACCCGAAGCCTGCCCGCCAGCGTCCCCGGGAGAAACCCGGGCACGTCCGGGGCCGCCGGCTGTGGGTCCTGGCTGCGGTCGCCGTCGTCGTGCTAATCCTCGCGGCAGTGCTGCTGGCGTCCATGCAGGGGCCGTCGCCCGCGCCGGTGGACCCGGGGCCGGCTATCCCCGGGCAGTTGGGCGAACACTTCAAGGAACTGGAAGAAAGCGTCAGGCCATGA
- a CDS encoding GAF and ANTAR domain-containing protein encodes MTPPAENDHSNQLQSILVGTEDATEFLSGLSKLAAAAVSEAAGDRIDCAVTVKMNRKPATAAGSSQRAVDLDQLEQAIGDGPCIKALRDMNPVVIDDVSSDPRWPELNRKFAELNVYSSLGVPLKISSQASAALNFFATKPRAFTPNVYDKALGFAAAAHDALLLSVRIGAAQGRAEDLEAAMESRTAINLACGVIMGQNRCSQAEAMEILTKVSSNRNRKLRDVASELIEQLSGTNVHTHFDA; translated from the coding sequence ATGACGCCCCCAGCTGAAAATGACCATTCAAACCAGCTTCAGTCCATTCTGGTGGGCACGGAAGACGCAACCGAATTCCTGTCCGGACTCTCCAAGCTCGCCGCAGCCGCGGTTTCCGAGGCTGCCGGGGATCGTATCGACTGCGCAGTTACGGTCAAGATGAACCGCAAGCCTGCTACTGCAGCAGGCAGCAGCCAACGCGCGGTGGACCTGGATCAGCTGGAGCAGGCCATCGGCGATGGCCCGTGCATCAAGGCGCTCCGGGACATGAACCCGGTGGTTATCGATGACGTCTCTTCGGATCCGCGGTGGCCTGAGTTGAACCGGAAATTCGCGGAGTTGAACGTCTACAGTTCGTTGGGCGTGCCCCTGAAAATCAGCAGCCAAGCCAGCGCCGCGCTGAACTTCTTCGCAACCAAGCCCAGGGCGTTCACGCCAAACGTCTACGACAAGGCTTTGGGCTTCGCCGCTGCCGCGCACGACGCGCTGCTTCTGTCCGTCCGTATTGGGGCTGCCCAGGGGCGGGCAGAGGACCTGGAGGCAGCCATGGAAAGCAGGACCGCCATCAACCTGGCATGTGGAGTGATCATGGGGCAGAACAGGTGCTCGCAGGCCGAGGCGATGGAGATCCTCACCAAGGTCTCCAGCAACCGCAACCGCAAACTGCGCGATGTGGCGAGCGAACTGATCGAGCAGTTGTCCGGCACGAACGTCCACACCCACTTCGACGCGTAG
- a CDS encoding trypsin-like peptidase domain-containing protein, translated as MSAGSEYEQLLSRPGAGVLERAGGNGDKGGLDEDLLVGELINDIHYLEDRLGEHADPEILARLIDGAEHGLQEVAHHGAEARLDRRDLAGLEAVVHSDGSRPVLFVEDDFIDVRAPAAANFAAALSRVEDEVRIACQAAGRVNDPGSLLGYQGTAWAIGEGVVVTNYHVLEAVTTNAFRANGVFTGALKPGIAVDFGAEVGGGPPDRRFPVRRVLAVGPPGAPEHTHPTLPGINFDGLDLAVLELGEVSGQSFPTPVEVARGDDPATHGALASRGRSIYVVGFPGNPASTTPDVFGSLFAGVKGVKRLTPGLLSQGRGEVENDPRRWIIGHDSSTLGGSSGSLVVDLEAEGRLVLGLHFAGLPGRVNWAHGLEGATSELAAVLPGQ; from the coding sequence ATGTCTGCCGGATCCGAGTACGAACAGCTGCTTTCCAGACCGGGCGCCGGCGTGCTCGAAAGAGCCGGTGGGAATGGCGATAAAGGCGGTCTGGACGAGGACCTGCTTGTGGGGGAGCTGATCAACGATATCCACTACCTGGAGGACCGGCTCGGGGAACACGCAGATCCGGAAATCCTGGCCCGCCTCATCGACGGAGCGGAGCATGGGCTGCAGGAAGTAGCCCACCATGGTGCGGAAGCCAGGCTCGACCGCCGGGACTTGGCAGGACTCGAGGCTGTGGTGCACAGTGACGGGTCCCGGCCGGTGCTCTTTGTGGAGGACGACTTTATCGATGTGCGCGCGCCTGCCGCCGCCAACTTCGCGGCGGCCCTGTCCAGGGTGGAGGATGAAGTCAGGATCGCTTGCCAGGCCGCCGGCAGGGTGAACGACCCTGGCTCCCTTCTTGGATACCAAGGCACTGCGTGGGCGATCGGCGAAGGCGTCGTCGTCACCAATTACCATGTCCTGGAGGCGGTCACCACCAATGCATTCCGGGCTAACGGCGTGTTCACGGGCGCGCTGAAGCCGGGCATCGCGGTGGACTTCGGGGCCGAGGTGGGCGGTGGGCCTCCGGACCGGCGGTTCCCCGTCCGCCGTGTGCTGGCAGTGGGTCCTCCGGGCGCACCGGAGCACACGCACCCCACCCTGCCGGGAATCAACTTCGACGGCCTGGACCTGGCGGTGCTCGAGCTGGGTGAGGTAAGCGGACAGTCATTCCCGACGCCCGTTGAGGTCGCGCGGGGCGACGATCCTGCGACTCACGGTGCGCTGGCCTCGCGGGGGCGGAGCATCTATGTCGTGGGGTTCCCAGGCAACCCGGCATCCACCACGCCCGACGTGTTCGGGAGTTTGTTCGCCGGTGTCAAGGGCGTTAAGCGACTGACCCCTGGCTTGTTGTCGCAGGGCCGCGGCGAAGTGGAAAACGATCCGAGGCGTTGGATCATCGGACACGACTCCAGCACCCTGGGCGGCAGCTCCGGGTCCCTCGTCGTCGACCTCGAGGCAGAAGGACGGCTCGTTCTGGGACTCCACTTCGCCGGATTGCCGGGCCGGGTCAATTGGGCCCACGGGCTCGAAGGGGCCACATCAGAACTCGCCGCAGTCCTCCCGGGACAGTGA
- a CDS encoding class I SAM-dependent methyltransferase, with amino-acid sequence MSDSRIAIDWDSARAVNRDNWEDRVPLHEQAYGVSELDDPNYLTGVVRTDLAALAPFLPDGTVSGLDVCHLQCHIGTDTLSLARAGARVTGVDFSPGALASAAKLAERLGLTATWVETDVLEARAAVDGDFELVYTSIGTINWLPDLNRWAAQGAGLLRAGGTFYIRDGHPALYAIDEHADGLQLRYPYFGNGGAQLWDDESTYAGDGKVTHSRTYQWAHPLSEIINALIGAGLQILHVNEDKTIPWKFAPRMVEVPGGFAWPESERELVPCTYTILARKAHG; translated from the coding sequence ATGAGTGACAGCCGGATTGCGATCGACTGGGATTCTGCGCGTGCGGTCAACCGTGACAACTGGGAAGACCGCGTTCCCCTGCACGAACAGGCGTACGGGGTCAGCGAGCTGGACGATCCCAACTATTTGACCGGCGTCGTCCGGACGGACCTGGCCGCACTCGCGCCCTTCCTCCCTGACGGTACGGTTTCAGGCTTGGACGTGTGCCATCTTCAGTGCCATATAGGCACGGATACGCTTTCATTGGCCAGGGCAGGGGCGCGGGTCACCGGCGTGGACTTTTCCCCGGGAGCCTTGGCATCCGCTGCCAAGCTGGCGGAACGCCTGGGCCTTACGGCGACATGGGTGGAGACCGACGTCCTCGAGGCCCGTGCCGCCGTCGACGGTGACTTTGAACTTGTGTACACCAGCATCGGAACCATCAACTGGCTGCCAGACCTGAACCGCTGGGCGGCCCAGGGGGCCGGGCTTTTGCGGGCCGGTGGAACGTTTTACATCCGGGACGGGCACCCTGCCCTCTATGCCATTGATGAGCATGCCGACGGGCTGCAGCTGCGGTACCCGTACTTTGGCAACGGCGGGGCCCAGCTGTGGGACGACGAATCAACCTACGCCGGAGACGGCAAGGTCACCCACTCCCGGACGTATCAATGGGCGCATCCCTTGTCCGAAATCATCAATGCCCTCATCGGGGCAGGTCTGCAGATTCTTCATGTCAATGAGGACAAAACAATCCCGTGGAAGTTTGCGCCCCGCATGGTGGAGGTACCGGGGGGCTTCGCCTGGCCGGAATCCGAGCGGGAGCTCGTGCCCTGCACCTACACGATTCTTGCGCGGAAGGCGCACGGGTAG
- a CDS encoding DUF2795 domain-containing protein yields the protein MAETPNPIQIQKFLGGVDYPASRGALLSKAKDSGADSNVIEALEAIPDREYDSPTAVSSAVSDNNS from the coding sequence ATGGCCGAAACTCCCAACCCGATCCAGATTCAAAAGTTCCTCGGCGGCGTGGACTATCCCGCAAGTCGCGGGGCCTTGTTGTCAAAGGCCAAGGACTCGGGCGCTGACAGCAACGTGATTGAGGCCCTTGAGGCCATCCCCGACCGGGAATACGACAGCCCAACGGCCGTGAGCTCAGCGGTTTCAGACAACAACTCGTAG
- a CDS encoding GAF domain-containing protein produces the protein MDEQAGRRRELAAVVHAGLDPAMLWPSYFSQARCSEFELSAYLHGALSLPGSEHPHGVVRGGGPGKGSQPAAATERSADSPARSSQGPKVADEDLLAALGAAGRGLLTPERAEAERLQSLRETGLLHSGAEEMYDRIVVAAKEFFGVSTASVSLIAEDAQFLKSAVGPLREETPRDIAFCTQTVEANAMLVVPDTHTDGRFVSNPLVVGEPYIRFYAGYPLHGPRGWNIGTLCIIDQEPRTFRPSEQQVLRELAAIIQIDIDART, from the coding sequence ATGGATGAACAGGCCGGCCGGCGCCGGGAACTCGCGGCCGTGGTGCATGCCGGTTTGGACCCGGCCATGCTGTGGCCGTCCTATTTCAGCCAGGCCAGGTGCTCGGAGTTTGAGCTGTCCGCGTACCTTCATGGAGCCCTGTCCTTGCCCGGTTCCGAGCATCCTCATGGCGTTGTGAGGGGCGGGGGTCCCGGCAAGGGCAGCCAGCCGGCGGCGGCAACGGAGCGCAGTGCAGACAGCCCCGCACGTTCATCACAGGGTCCAAAGGTGGCTGACGAGGATCTTTTGGCGGCCTTGGGAGCCGCGGGACGTGGTCTCCTCACCCCTGAACGGGCAGAGGCGGAACGTCTGCAGTCCCTGCGTGAGACTGGACTCCTGCACTCCGGCGCGGAGGAAATGTATGACCGGATTGTGGTCGCGGCCAAGGAATTTTTTGGGGTGAGTACTGCTTCTGTGTCACTCATTGCCGAAGACGCCCAGTTCCTGAAGTCAGCAGTCGGGCCCCTGCGGGAGGAGACGCCCCGGGACATAGCGTTCTGCACGCAGACCGTGGAGGCGAACGCGATGCTGGTGGTCCCTGACACGCACACCGACGGCCGGTTCGTTTCAAACCCGCTGGTGGTGGGGGAGCCCTACATCCGGTTCTACGCCGGCTATCCCCTGCACGGGCCGCGCGGCTGGAACATCGGAACCTTGTGCATTATCGACCAGGAACCCAGGACCTTCCGCCCGTCCGAGCAACAGGTACTCCGGGAACTCGCCGCGATCATCCAAATCGACATAGACGCACGGACCTAG
- a CDS encoding trypsin-like serine peptidase — protein MPASWPEDVLKLSRSVEPDIPRIRAVLDQLGILNADYEDPADYVASAFVNAAGRGKALAFQAALVKAGLTKSGAHRGPVDIERGLFDRLASLQAFSSSVFTPVDARVAARRMLLASDLVCRIDVDDTHGSGILVAPTLIATAGHVVQDLVEIDEHGVAAATSDSTRQITVTFGDVADLLDGQQPPIRLPGTVAPLATDWLAFYSPPTSHETAGTGFVLDSIEGIDPQLGPWDLAILRLAEAKTVRPMAPSQRLPVRPFQVHVLHHPDDGTGKSLPLLWSTGRVDRRLGKPPLRLLHSANTAGGSSGAPMFDAQFRVIGLHQGGMPPGQGAEDKACNRAVPILRWAPMLTALELPDTPPAVMTVQATDENGSTVTRHVIGRHETQVRIWRSGSPLATPAERLVAVFGQPGLGLRFTKYLVHALVTKIGGAYASIDVANCQSDDAVTFAGKIAGAFAAKTRVRATSGLTTQQREVRNQTAPALAQTLAAIAKHGGVWLVLEGFNRAASRPSAAVIDLVRQLIQDLPRMPGVRLVLVGWQESLPSGFEASAEYLDEPSADDIARTLLPATASPDMLASLRSLIEHKLAEARQSFPAAGPYELAEHARAAVASGDAGALLRALLDVPGSDSR, from the coding sequence ATGCCGGCATCGTGGCCTGAAGACGTCCTCAAATTGTCGCGGTCGGTCGAGCCCGACATCCCACGCATCAGAGCGGTCCTTGACCAGCTGGGTATCCTCAATGCCGATTACGAAGACCCCGCCGACTACGTTGCGAGCGCATTCGTCAACGCAGCGGGCAGGGGGAAGGCGCTGGCCTTCCAAGCGGCGCTCGTCAAGGCGGGCCTGACAAAAAGCGGTGCGCATCGAGGCCCGGTCGATATCGAGCGCGGGCTCTTCGACCGGCTCGCCTCGCTCCAGGCGTTCTCCTCCAGCGTGTTCACTCCGGTGGACGCGAGGGTGGCCGCACGGCGGATGCTCCTGGCGTCCGACCTCGTTTGCCGCATCGACGTGGATGATACACACGGAAGCGGCATCCTCGTGGCACCCACCCTGATCGCCACCGCCGGTCATGTTGTACAGGATTTGGTTGAAATCGACGAGCACGGTGTCGCGGCGGCGACGTCCGACTCGACGAGGCAGATTACGGTGACGTTCGGGGATGTGGCCGACCTGCTGGACGGCCAGCAGCCGCCGATCCGTCTCCCTGGCACGGTTGCGCCACTGGCCACGGACTGGCTCGCCTTCTACAGCCCTCCCACCTCGCACGAGACCGCCGGTACAGGTTTCGTCCTGGACAGCATCGAGGGCATCGACCCGCAACTGGGGCCCTGGGACCTTGCTATCCTGCGGCTTGCGGAAGCGAAAACGGTTCGTCCCATGGCACCGAGCCAGCGGCTCCCGGTCCGCCCCTTCCAGGTGCACGTACTGCACCATCCCGACGACGGCACAGGCAAGAGCCTGCCCCTGCTGTGGTCCACCGGCCGGGTGGACCGCAGGCTCGGCAAACCGCCCCTGCGGCTCCTCCACTCAGCCAACACAGCAGGAGGTTCTTCAGGTGCGCCGATGTTCGACGCCCAATTCCGGGTGATCGGGCTGCATCAAGGGGGGATGCCTCCCGGGCAAGGCGCCGAGGACAAGGCGTGCAACCGGGCCGTGCCGATCCTCCGCTGGGCACCAATGCTCACCGCATTGGAACTCCCCGACACGCCACCGGCCGTGATGACGGTGCAGGCAACGGACGAGAACGGCAGCACTGTAACCCGCCACGTCATCGGCCGGCATGAGACCCAGGTGCGGATCTGGCGCAGCGGGTCCCCGCTCGCCACCCCGGCGGAGCGGCTCGTTGCCGTCTTCGGGCAACCGGGCCTGGGGCTGCGCTTCACCAAGTACCTCGTACACGCGCTCGTTACGAAGATCGGAGGAGCCTACGCATCAATCGATGTCGCCAACTGCCAGAGCGACGACGCCGTGACCTTCGCGGGCAAGATCGCAGGTGCCTTCGCAGCCAAGACCAGGGTCCGTGCCACCAGCGGACTCACGACCCAGCAGCGTGAGGTGAGGAACCAGACGGCCCCCGCCCTCGCGCAGACGCTGGCGGCGATCGCGAAGCACGGAGGGGTTTGGCTGGTCCTCGAAGGATTCAACAGGGCAGCCTCCCGCCCGTCCGCAGCTGTGATTGACCTGGTACGGCAGCTGATCCAGGACCTGCCACGGATGCCCGGGGTCCGGCTCGTCCTCGTCGGGTGGCAGGAGTCACTGCCAAGCGGCTTCGAGGCCAGCGCCGAGTATCTGGATGAGCCATCGGCTGATGACATTGCCCGAACGCTCCTGCCGGCAACAGCGTCACCGGACATGTTGGCATCACTGCGTTCGCTCATCGAGCACAAGCTCGCCGAAGCCCGGCAATCCTTTCCGGCGGCGGGTCCCTACGAGCTCGCCGAGCATGCCCGGGCGGCAGTAGCCAGCGGTGATGCCGGCGCCCTCCTCCGTGCATTGCTCGACGTACCCGGAAGTGATTCCAGATGA